In Serratia sp. FDAARGOS_506, a genomic segment contains:
- the ggt gene encoding gamma-glutamyltransferase, producing MFLQKWSKPLTMAALLVSGSLYAASNPAVEAKNGMVVTSQHLASQVGVDILKMGGNAIDAAVAVGYAQAVVNPCCGNIGGGGFMTVHLADGTDTFINFRETAPAAASANMYLDAGGKVKKDASLYGYLAAGVPGTVLGMETAREKYGKLSREQVLAPAIKLAREGFVLTRADTDILDTTVARFKQDPESAKIFLRPDGSPLQPGDKLVQTDLANTLEAIAKGGTDAFYKGKIPQAVEAAAKQGGGILTAADFANYKVTETPPITCSYRGYKFVSAPPPSSGGVTLCEILNVVEGYDLKSMGFNSAAAIHTMTEAMRHAYMDRNTYLGDPEFIKNPIDRLVSKSYAEQIRKKIVADQATPSENVQPGMEPHEKPETTHYSIVDHDGNAVSTTYTVNGRFGAVVIAPGTGFFLNDEMDDFTVKVGEKNLYGLVQGTANSIAPGKRPLSSMSPTLVTKDNKIFMVLGSPGGSRIITITLQTALNVIDHGMAPQEAVDAPRIHHQWLPDEVYYEQRGVSADTLKLLNGMGYKMVEQTPWGAAELILVGLPGAAGVSPANSGNDSAVSGKVREGYLYGANDVRRPAGSAVGY from the coding sequence ATGTTTTTACAGAAATGGAGCAAACCCCTGACCATGGCGGCGCTGCTGGTCAGCGGCAGCCTGTATGCGGCATCCAACCCGGCGGTGGAAGCCAAAAACGGCATGGTGGTCACCTCGCAACACCTGGCCTCGCAGGTCGGCGTGGATATCCTGAAGATGGGCGGCAACGCCATCGACGCCGCCGTGGCGGTGGGCTATGCGCAGGCGGTGGTTAACCCCTGCTGCGGCAACATCGGCGGCGGCGGCTTTATGACCGTCCACCTGGCGGACGGCACCGACACCTTCATCAACTTCCGCGAAACCGCGCCGGCGGCGGCCAGCGCCAACATGTATCTGGATGCCGGCGGCAAGGTGAAGAAAGACGCCAGCCTGTACGGCTATCTGGCCGCGGGTGTGCCGGGCACCGTGCTGGGGATGGAAACCGCGCGTGAGAAGTACGGCAAGTTGAGCCGCGAACAGGTGCTGGCGCCGGCTATCAAGCTGGCGCGCGAAGGCTTTGTGCTGACCCGCGCCGACACGGATATCCTCGACACCACCGTCGCGCGCTTCAAACAAGATCCCGAGTCGGCAAAAATCTTCCTGCGCCCGGACGGCAGCCCGCTGCAACCGGGGGATAAACTGGTGCAAACCGATCTGGCCAACACGCTGGAGGCCATCGCCAAAGGGGGAACCGACGCCTTCTATAAAGGCAAAATCCCGCAGGCGGTGGAGGCGGCGGCCAAACAGGGCGGCGGCATTTTGACCGCCGCCGACTTCGCCAATTACAAGGTCACCGAAACGCCGCCGATCACCTGCAGCTATCGCGGCTACAAGTTCGTGTCGGCACCGCCTCCCAGCTCCGGCGGTGTGACGCTGTGCGAAATCCTCAACGTGGTGGAAGGCTACGACCTGAAAAGCATGGGTTTCAACTCGGCGGCGGCCATTCACACCATGACCGAAGCGATGCGCCATGCCTATATGGACCGCAACACCTATCTCGGCGACCCGGAATTCATCAAGAACCCGATCGACCGGCTGGTGAGCAAGAGCTATGCCGAGCAAATCCGCAAGAAAATCGTCGCGGACCAGGCCACGCCGTCGGAAAACGTGCAGCCTGGCATGGAACCGCATGAGAAACCGGAAACCACCCATTATTCGATCGTCGACCATGACGGCAACGCCGTCTCCACCACCTATACCGTCAACGGCCGCTTCGGCGCCGTGGTGATCGCACCGGGCACCGGCTTCTTCCTCAATGACGAGATGGACGACTTCACGGTGAAAGTGGGCGAGAAAAACCTGTACGGGCTGGTGCAGGGCACCGCCAACAGCATTGCCCCCGGTAAGCGCCCACTATCGTCGATGAGCCCGACGCTGGTGACCAAGGACAACAAGATCTTTATGGTGCTGGGTTCGCCGGGCGGTTCGCGCATCATCACCATCACCCTGCAGACCGCGTTGAACGTGATCGACCACGGCATGGCGCCGCAGGAAGCGGTAGACGCGCCGCGCATCCACCATCAGTGGCTGCCGGATGAGGTGTACTACGAGCAGCGCGGCGTTTCTGCCGATACGCTGAAGCTGCTGAACGGCATGGGGTATAAGATGGTCGAGCAAACGCCGTGGGGCGCCGCCGAACTGATTCTGGTCGGTTTGCCGGGCGCGGCGGGCGTCAGCCCGGCCAACTCCGGCAACGACTCGGCGGTGTCCGGCAAGGTGCGCGAAGGCTATCTGTACGGCGCCAACGACGTGCGTCGCCCGGCAGGCTCCGCGGTCGGTTACTGA
- a CDS encoding peroxiredoxin C produces MVLVTRQAPDFTAAAVLGSGEIVENFNLKKHLNGKPAVLFFWPMDFTFVCPSELIAFDHRYEEFQKRGVEVVGVSFDSEFVHNAWRKTPVDKGGIGEVKYAMVADVKREIQKAYGIEHPEAGVALRGSFLIDKDGIVRAQVVNDLPIGRNIDEMIRTVDALQFHEEHGEVCPAQWEKGKAGMGASPDGVAKYLSENAAKL; encoded by the coding sequence ATGGTCCTGGTAACTCGTCAAGCCCCTGACTTCACTGCAGCTGCCGTACTGGGTAGCGGCGAAATCGTTGAAAACTTCAACCTGAAGAAGCACCTGAACGGCAAACCAGCCGTCCTGTTCTTCTGGCCAATGGACTTCACCTTCGTATGCCCTTCCGAGCTGATCGCTTTCGATCACCGCTATGAAGAGTTCCAGAAGCGTGGCGTTGAAGTGGTTGGCGTTTCCTTCGACTCAGAGTTCGTTCACAACGCATGGCGTAAAACCCCTGTCGACAAAGGCGGCATCGGTGAAGTGAAGTACGCAATGGTTGCTGACGTTAAGCGTGAAATCCAGAAAGCTTACGGCATCGAACACCCGGAAGCCGGCGTTGCGCTGCGCGGCTCCTTCCTGATCGACAAAGACGGCATCGTGCGTGCTCAGGTTGTTAACGACCTGCCAATCGGCCGTAACATCGACGAAATGATCCGTACCGTTGACGCGCTGCAATTCCACGAAGAGCACGGTGAAGTGTGCCCGGCTCAGTGGGAAAAAGGCAAAGCAGGTATGGGCGCTTCTCCAGACGGCGTTGCAAAATACCTGTCTGAAAACGCTGCCAAGCTGTAA